The Arachis duranensis cultivar V14167 chromosome 2, aradu.V14167.gnm2.J7QH, whole genome shotgun sequence genome has a window encoding:
- the LOC107475617 gene encoding putative expansin-B2, with protein sequence MKVHTFTLAVLCSMLLSTTCYCINPKFFNPSKVPNDEKPWDQTQATWYGTPDGAGSESGACKYGKTVENPPISKLTAAVGHYIFRQGYGCGACYEVKCTDNPACSGKPVTVVVSDECPSCSGYHFNLSGAAFASIANPGQQDTLRKLGQVNLQYRRYNALQIIFPN encoded by the exons CTTTTAAGCACTACTTGCTATTGCATCAACCCCAAATTTTTCAACCCTTCAAAGGTTCCAAATGATGAAAAACCATGGGACCAAACACAAGCTACATGGTATGGAACCCCCGACGGAGCTGGATCAGAGA GTGGTGCATGTAAATATGGTAAAACTGTGGAGAATCCTCCCATCTCTAAATTGACGGCGGCTGTTGGCCATTATATTTTCCGCCAGGGCTACGGATGTGGTGCTTGTTATGAG GTGAAATGCACAGATAATCCAGCATGTTCAGGGAAGCCAGTGACAGTGGTGGTAAGTGATGAATGCCCATCGTGTTCAGGATACCATTTCAATCTCAGTGGCGCCGCTTTTGCTTCCATCGCAAATCCAGGTCAACAAGATACTCTTCGCAAACTTGGACAAGTCAACCTTCAATACAGAAGGTATAATGCTTTGCAAATAATTTTTCCAAACTAA